In the genome of Malania oleifera isolate guangnan ecotype guangnan chromosome 5, ASM2987363v1, whole genome shotgun sequence, the window GCTAGTACATTAATTATGTTAGTAGGCTAAAAAAGTGATATTAGTGGCTAATTACTCGGGCGACCTTCTACTTAGTTGCTAGAACAACTAGGTGATTTTGTCGAAGCAATCTTTGTCACTCGATCACTTACTAGACCACAATTGCAAAGTTGCCAAAACGGTTAGTCTCAACTAGACTAAAAATACAATTTAAGCAACAAAGATGCCCCCTCCTCAAAACACACCTCTTTACGTCTGCACATTATGGATTCTCCTAGTCAATGCTTTGTGATCATTGTCAGAGTAGGAGTTTCTAGTCAGATAGTCAACAGTCCCTTATCTCTCCTATGCTAATCCATGATTTTGAATCATTTGATTTGGCACGCTTCATTTGGGTAGATAAATCGTTTGCAAAGATGCTCATAGAGAGCAGAGTGGAGGACTTGGTAATTCTTAAGGCCTTTGACTGCATTAATGGAAGTATTCAGAAGGAGGACTTCAAAGGTGTGTCGATGGAGCTCAAAGTCAATTAAATTGTTGGCATTGGCAATAAAGAGTCAAAAGTGGTTTCAAAGCTCACCCGAAAGTTTGGCCTCTGAACTTGCTTCTCAAACTATAGTAATGTATGGTACGAAATCTTAGATCAAAAGTTCATTTCATATCTAAACAAGAGTAGGGTGTTTTGGAGAAAGAAGACAAGGATGGATATTTTGATCCTTTTCATAATTAGTCTAATCCATGAGTGTCACCATCCAAACATAGTCCGACATAATAACTATAGACGGTCCATTTTGTCCAATTTAGGTTAATTCAATCCTCTACTTAGCCAATAAACCATCCTAAAGAGACATAACCGCACGTCAATTTATTTGTCTTCCCAATTTCACTAATATTTTGAACATATTCTTTTTAAGTTTATGCttaatttgcaaatgaaatagtCTAAAAATGGAATGCTCGTGAATTGGAATATATTTACTTAAATAAGTGATCATTAAACAAATGAACATACACATAATATTTTCATCAAATCATAGCATGGAACATAACTATTTCTAACAAGTTTCTTTCAATCCCTCCatgttgggaattaagaacaaattcccgaaacctgtgagaaacaaaatagataaagaatacatgccaaagaaaaatcaatcacacgcacaagacagtatttacgtggttcggcaatttttcctacgtccacggagttgcaaggatttcactattatcaggaagataAATACAGAGAGTGTGGCAGTACaatgctttctctctctctcgctctctcgcgaagtgtgacctcttaccctaatcacccaaaaacaatcattttacaTGTTGCGCACAGGGttccgaatgggctacaaaacgagCCCAAAATTTTTTCCCAAGAATCCTTCACTCCATGGattaagccttaggatagaaatctctcattaataaAAGGTCAGatcatcatccaaatttaacgcaACCAGGCTCCACaaaaacccaaaactccaaaGGAGGAATTGCGCCTCAATTTTCACCTTTGTTTTCCTAGACAAATGCTGTGGGCAAAAACCAGAAATAAAAGTTGTTTCAAACTCCAGCCCTTCGCTGCCCTAAAGCCCAAAGCTTAAAATGACccttcagctcttcttccctgCAACAGTGCGACTCCACAGCTAGCCCCGTTCAATCTAATCCAATGTTTGTTTGGCAGGTAGAATGAAATGGAgtcagaaaataataaaatttaatttaatttcgtAATGCTTCATATCTAAATTTTTATTTCATCCCTTTCTTAATTTAAAAGTAGAAAAACAATCACCGTTACTGTTAGACAACAGCTTTTCTTTCCTCAACCTTACTAGTAGTTCTCACCACTTCAAATGCAAAGTCCCAACAAACCCATATATAtgttatctatatatatatatttcattatcATCCATAGAGaagatcttttcttttcttttcttttcttttcttttctttaatgtTTTTCAAGTTCGGAATGGGAGGAAGTAAGACCTTCCTTGCTTAAAATTTTAATGCACACAATCCAAAGCTctttttgttaaagtttgatatacattgttggcccacaacctaagcTTAACATGATATCATAGCAAGTTATCAGTAGGTTTGGGTTCTAGTCTTGCTGcccacaatttaaaaaaaaaaaaaatattgcattccttattatgggtactatttatcatgtgtttatctcttcacgtgctgtcgggctgtatgtgcaggggagtgttaaagcttgatatacattgttagctcATAGCCTAactgttaggaacctgtgagcatccagatcaaagtaacaccaaaattttaacgtggttcggtcaataacgacttACGTCCATGGAGTACACACCAAGTATTCACTATCgccggaaaatattacaattctctctctctctctctctcttttcctcccttcttcctctcttctctctccgaGCTTCTCTATGCTCCCTCTGCACTGTTTGCACACTCTCTGTGCTGTACATTACATCTTCCATAGACCTCttttataggcttggaatttaaatcataatCAATACAAATGGAAGTTTATGATGAAGAGATTAATGGAGGGATAAATTCCACCGCATTTTTTACTCAGCTCCAAGCTTGCAACACATTGTCTCCTGGCTatcttctggctccatctctaataatctctcacttggagacagagacgcctcctcaacttgtatcatgaataaatgatgtgctcaaaatatgtatCTTCAAGCATGAAAatcaactgaagttgaacacaactttagtttctctgtagtcaccatcttCCCATCTGCTCGAtttctgcggactaatctgatggttatcatcttcacaactggtgtaaaaatgtcggtgtagtcaatcccttccttctgcttaaagcctttgactaccaaccgaggcttgtaccttttggagccgtcatgctcctcttcgattctatacacccacttgttgtgaaggcctttagGCAAGTTCCACGTTCTATTGGAGGTGAGTGACTTCATCTTATCCTTCATCGCaaactcccacttgctcgtatctgccacctgacatgcttcatcagagcattcgggctctcctccatttgtaggaagtaagtaatcaatataccttctgtttggtatatgGGACCAAGTAGAGCTCCTAAGCTCCggtgctggagtaggagatggtggtgcgacaatctgctccattggttcctccacctgaggattatcggtattctgctgatgtgtcccgacacattctgagtggaccagttctagtcccttcttctttaaGGCATAGGTTTTTATCTGAAAACTAAGCCTCTTCtatttcctgactatacaatcctcacacatgtcaacctgcactagctgtagaccactcaatttttcctttgagtgtatcaccctgagtcccttcttgctcatgtgaccaagtcgttggtacTAGATGTTGTTTTCGTCATTTCctacagcaactgaaatagacataaagacattggaggttagaaaaagtgttccacttttcttacctcgcgcaatcgttagtacaccctttaaaactttccattcatcgccaatgaatttcatcgtgtatccctcatcttcTAGCTAACccactgagatcaaattctttcacgggtctggaatatacctgacatccttcagcttccatactgacctgtttatattgatcttcacaactcccttgctgATTACGTCGCAAgattgatcgttgccaaggtacaccttaccaaaattacctagtgtgtactcctctaggcaatctctgcagcatgtggcatgaaataaggctccggagtctaaggcctaagactcctgcttgctctccaaagagcaaatcaacatctcatcattctcagaagcaatatttgcttctatctttgccctcatttcgaattctttcttctgactcctacACTAGTTCAtataatgaccagtctttccacagttccagtactcaataacttttgtactCTGGGAACCTATGTCCTGAGTACCTTTGgaatttctggatttagaccgtCTGGGCCTAGATCTTCTatggttgtttgatcgtccatgcctgtttcctctgcctcgactctccatgttcaaggttgaactcgaagtgtagccatggttcgactgcattcttatttcctccgtcaaaatcatgctgatgacctcatcgtatacaagcttcgattttcctgcggagctactgatgacagtaacgacaccattccaacttttaggcaactgactgagaatcagtagggcccaaatctcattatcaaacgttatcctgACTGAGGCGAGTTAATCAGACAACTCATTAAAGTTATTCAAATTTTCGCTGAAACTCTCACCTACAGACATGTTCattgtaaatagtcttttcatgagatgtaccttatttgcagctgaaggctgctcgtacatattagagagtgcatccatcagagacttggtagatgttatatgtttgatattgaaagccacagatttcgacaacgtcattctgatggcttcgagggcttttcgatcaagcaactcccactcgtcctcattcatgaatgttggcttacccttcaatggtaagtgcaattctttcccaaacaaataatctttttatctgcatcttccagaaactgaaattgttcctgttgaacatttcgatttttgagctcttttcatttgacatctcgattcactgatctagagatggaattagctcaaatggatagcgtGGTTGGATCCGGAATAATcgaaaaaccctagaaatggttcaagtcgctcgaaaagctcagtcaaagtttggtcaaacctggtcaaactcGGTCAAGCTTGTTGACGTGGCACCTGCTGACGTGGAAGTGGGGTCCACTGCTGACGTGGGACCTGTTGACATGGTAGGGGTGGGTCCCACTTGATGACGTGGCAATGGGGTACTACTAACGTGCCACCTCCAGCTAATGTGGCCCTTGCTGACGTGGCCACTAATGTGGTGGAGCTGGCTGGTCGGGTCTGAAACGGCGTGTCGGATCCGAGTCGTGAAGCCGAATCTTGGGTTAACCCAGTCTGAGTCATCTGCTGGGTCAAGTCTGGGTGTGAATCGGGTCAAGTTGAGATGGATAGGGCAAAGAATACGCGTGCGGCACGTGGCTGGCGCATGGAGAGGTGTCTTGCTCCAGCAAGGCGCGTGGGGGCATGTGAGCCTTCTACAAAACTCCGTTCGAGCTCTGGCTTGCACCCTTCTCTTTGTCTCAGTGAGCTGAATGCGATGGTAGCCTCAAAACACAGTTTTGTTCAACTAGACAGAGCTCtgaatttcgggatcacttccgatcaggcttttctgctccaacctggctctgataccacttgttaggaaccagtgagcatccagatcaaagtgacaccaaaattttaatgtggtttggtcaataacgacctacgtccacagagcacacaccaagtattcactatcgccggaaaatattacaattctctctctctttctctctctctctctctctctctattcctcccttcttcctctcttctctctctgagcttctctatGCTCTCTTTGCACTGTTTGCACACTCTCTGTGCTATACAttacatcttccacaaccctccttttataggcttggaatttaaatcataatGAATACAAATGGAAGTTTATAATGAAGGGATTAATGGAGAGATAAATTTCACCGCGTTTTCGACTCAGCTCCAAGCTTGCAACACATTGTCTCCtggctgtcttctggctccatctctaacactaacaacttaaacttttaggtaaagtggtaatctaacacttTTCAAGAAAATTTTGCAATAAATAAAGCAATTCTGCTTAGGGTGTTCATGGGACTGATTGGGGTTAAAATTTTAAACGGTCCAACCTTGCCAATTTGGCCAAAAAACAATCCTATACCGAACCATTGAAAATACGATTTTAAGTGGTTTGAGTTGGTTTGATTATCGAGTATGTTGTATTGAGTTGGCAATTTAACTTGTTTAaaggtaaaataaaaaataaaaaataaaaaagcaaaggAAAAAGGAAGAGGACAGACAAGAATATATGTTAAGAGAGTTTTGGCAAAACTTAATTATATATGTTAGATTAGAAACGCTAGTTATGCTAGTATCATTCAAATTAAATATATTAGATTAATACTATGTAACATAATAAGCattatacaattttaaatttttcattgCTAAAACAATTTAAAGAAGATTTTGAGAAACAAGAAAAAtacattatatttattatttaacatacatTCTATCTGCCACTTTAAACCATAAAAGCAAAATGTCTATTGTCTTCCAAATGAATATTTAAGGGATAGTTTGGAACCATTTATGTTGAAgtgttttttaggaaaaaaaaagtgttgaatttaataaatactgataataagtACTGAATTGGAAAAGTGTTAAAAGTTAAGTGGTGTTCggttgtatttaaaataagtggtattcGAATATTTACTTTTACTAAAGTgtactatatgattattttaaaatatatataagattacaaacattaatattttttaaacaattattttaattatttacaattaaaatttaaatattttctattaaaaaataatataaaattattatttttaattaacaataatgtTATTATTAATGTACATTTATAACATATTAAATTgtgttaaaaataatattattaattaaattcgaaatttgattttatttaatgttaaGTTGAATTAATAAATAGTTTTTGTTCAATCTAGAATTGAAATATAATGGCTAATATGTCATAATACATCgtacaataaaatatatagttattttaaataaaaatattaacatttttataattaaaaatttaaatgaaaattataataattttctaattaaaattttattttctattaaataaaataaaataatattcttcattgattaaaaataatcttatttatgtatatttgtaatatatgattattacattaatttatattaaaaatcgtattaataactaaattaaaatttatattttatttaatgttaattgaaatttatatatggttttttatttaatacaaaatttattatattttattaataagtaATAGATTataatgtataataaaataatatatagttactttttaattaacaatttaattaataattatcttAACCAttgtttttaattaatatttaaatattttattaaataaaaataatatattattattttttgattaacatTAATTTTGTTatgaatttatatataaaatatgattatcatattaatttatgttaaaataatatcattaattaaattagtttttaaaatttttaatattaatttaaattaatagatggaaCTACTTCTTCTTTCCAAAATTGAAtaatgtttcattaataattaatatattataatacatagtaaaataatatatcatTATCTTCTaatgtaattttttaaatataaaataatcactaaatttttttatatttacaaaaccatcCCTACGAACACCTATAAATGACCAAAAAGCTATCTTTGATTGCTTCTTAAACTTCActtaaataattcaaaaaaaaattggcttttaaaaaaaacatattttgccATAAGTGTTCATTATagtactaaaatataaaaataaaacactAATATGTCGACTTGACAATCCTCGCATGCATTCTTTCATAAGTACTTACAAGTTGTAGACCCTAATTATTATTACGATAAAAGACGCTCATAAACCTCCCTTGAAGTTTTAAAAATGCCACAAATCTCTCCTAAAATTTACCAGAAAGATACAAACTTATCTTAAAAACAATTGTCTTTTaacaaaatatgtgaaaatgtcaACATCTTTTTAACAAACCTCTGGGGTCCTTCAAATTTCTAAAATCTCGAGAAAGGTCTCTGAAATTTTTTAAACTTCAAGGTATCATTGTCTTTTTAGCAAACCTCAAGAAAAGctagtgtcttttgcccttattattattattattattattgacataTATGCATTATAGGTTGGTCACGCTGGGTCAAATAGAGTAGGCACCATCCACAAATCGGCAATCAAGTTACATAAAATGAAAAACTGCCAACTGAGCTATAAACTATTcaaatctgattttttttttgggttgattGGGTTTGGGATGTTGAAATTGGCCTAGCTCGGCAGGTTGTTGAACACCCCTAGCTTCCGTAGTGAAGAAATGCAGAAATCTGGCATGGATTTAGGTTCAAATGTATAATTTATGAACAAGATGCCCCCACCATtgcttcattattttaaaatgggCTTTTTCCAGACAAGTTTGTGTGCTAATCAGCCAACTCCCATGCAAATATTTAAGTTAAAAGAGAGCAATCAATGAGAGGAACTTGGAATCACAATAATCTAGGTAGTAGCTACAGGCAGCTGCTCCAATTGACTTGAACTCAGAATTCAGACACCTGAAAGCCCCAGAAAGAGCAAACAACAGAACAAATCTAACCCGCACAAAACTATCCATTTTTAGATTCTAGTACTGGTGGAATTGTACAATAAATTTACCATGCTCAACTGGGTTAGTTAGTCTTCTGAGATCAAATTTAGGAGGAAAGTTCTCAAACCCCAGTTGCATCCGTGGCAAGTTCAGCTCAATAAATTTCATAACAAGATTTCTTTGCACAAGTTAATTGACCTGTACCACATCGAACCTTAATAAAGGTTTCTGTTAAGAAAATGCAAACAAGACATTTAGAGCCCCAGGAGTGAATGCTGAAAACTTGCAAACTGTGCCATCACGGTGTATGAAGTCAAAAATTCTTCCGACCTAATTGCCATGAGAACTGATCTGCAGCTGCCATAGCAAGAGATGCGGCACCAATAGAACCCTCATAGCTGCAACAAATCAGAACACACCCCCAGGAAAGGGCCATGCTCTTATCAATCAGCTACCAAGTTCCAATATTATTCCGATATTTGCATTAATAAAACATGCCTAGGCCAAAACATACTAAATTTCAAAAAAAGTGATAGCAAACCAGAATATAGAATAAAAAAGCATGGTCTATGCTTACAATGCAACCAAGAGGAATGCTGTGGTCTGCATAATGATAGCACCTCCACCCGCTGCAGGCCTTGATGAGTTCATACACCTTGCACAAAATCCGAACTCGTGATTTGATGTAACCATATCTGAAGTCAAACACAaccattaaaatttttaaaaaaaattaaataaatatcatAAAAAATGGAACCGTAACCAACACGTCAATGTAAATAGAGTAGACTGTAAGAGCTAAGACCAGCTAGGCTAGTTGACAACAAAGAAACACTCATCAAGTAGAAATTACCACTTGTTTCAGAAGCATGGAAGTTAATTTGAAGCTTTCAAAccaatgtttttattttttatccttttttttttgttctttgatAGAATTTTCAAACCATTGTTCTAAAACCTGGACAGTCTGACCTGGACAGGAGACTCAATTGGTCCAATGGATGACATGGTGATTGGACTGCTGGTCAAACCAGTAAGTTAATATTGTAGATCTATCTTATAGATATTCTTtcacaatttatataatatattctaTATTTGttgtaaataaataattaaaagagCATTTTGCATGtgtaataaatattaaatattagtttttgGGTAAAAAAAgttaattgattttattttatttttggaaaccaGTCAATATGTTTATAAATATATTCTACACTTTCATTGGCCATGTGCTGATGCGTTGGTCAAATGCCCAGCAGCACAACTCCTGTGAAGTTTTGATCCCTTACTAGGTCCAACACACATTTGAGAGTTTTCTTTTGTGTATAATGGGGAATCAACCTGATCCACTTGTTGGTTCAGGCAAAATTAGGCCAAGTTGCCTCACGTTGGCTGGGTTGACACTGGTTCAAGAAAAATCTGAGTTACATGGTGACCAGGGTCCCTGTTGAACCCAGGTCTGTCATGCTGGTTTGCTCCAGATCTTAAAACCATGGTTCAACTCAATTTACCTGTCAGGAATAATAGAGATAAGAGTAGACTAACAGTTCAAATAATAGAGGACAACCCATCATGAAGAAAAGAGCTCAGTGGGAAGCTTCAAAAAATCAAAACCAGGTGTTCATTCTGACCTTTGTTAATCATAAGTGATGAGAAGCAAAAATGTCAAAGGATAAGCTTAACAACCTCGAGAACTAAACTGCAAGTTAGGGTTTTCTTTCTTGATTCAGCTAATGACCAAACAGGTACAAGAAATACTTGGCAGCTGTGACAGAACTTACACTGGTTTGGTCCGATGAAGAAGCATTCACTCTGGAGTTTGTTGCATCTGATAAGATCAACAAATTGACTCAATTCAATTGGATCTGCCTTTATCCCTTCTTGCTCTGCACTATAAGCATCAAACGAAGCTTCAAATCCCATGCTTCGCTACAATCCAAATGAAAAAACATAAGCAAGTGTATAAATGTGTTTCCAGTGACATGCTTTCACAAGAATcacaaaatcatgaagtaaaatCTCTTTCAAATAGAGGTATGTTTCTTACATGACGCTAACAAAAATAATTCTGTGGTACAGAAATTCAATCAGCTGTTTGTAAAAACTATggtacacaaattcaaattaaacagTGTGCAAGCCTTTTAACCATAGCCACCAGAATAACCTGAGtttgttttatttactttttttataTAGCAAAACCAGTGTTTGTAATTTTCTATATAGAGGAAATCAGTTTGTGCTGTAGAATTATGTTCATTTAACCTCCAATTGCATTCCGGGCTTAGGTCATGGTATATCTTTCTTCACTGGTAGATGTCCTAATCTCTTCAACTTACACCGCATTATTTACTTGCACAGTTGCACAATAcaaagtgggacttaaggcttcttcttgTCATTGTACAGTTGCACATGACAAATTTACTCGTAAATGGACAAAGATACAATGCCTTCCAATAAATGCAATGTTGGCATGAACAATAGAAAGAAAATTTGGCATTCATATCACCCATGTAAAAATGTTTTTACTGCTCCCATAATATTAGCAAAGAATACATACACTAATAACGTGGAAAAGCAAGGGCAAAAATAATTTTCCGTTGATTTTAGCATGCAACTGAGGCATGGACATGCTGTTAAATTACCATCAATGTGTTTCACAGAGAATTTGAAAAAGCAGGTTAATGGCATCATATGGAGATATAATCGTTTACagaggaaaaaaaagaagaaaaaaaaaaaagcatagagATACTGAtggtttttaaagaaaaaaattattaagagaGAAAAATAGAACATGGCAAAGTAAGAACAAGCTATCTTCCAACCAGAAAAGGAAAAATAACAAATGAACCACCCTCCAATCACTTGCAAATTATTCAAGCAAATTTCCCTAAAATCACACTTCTACAACAAAATCAAATGAACTGATATAGATCATTTCTTCAGCATGCTggcatttaatttttatcaagTTCAAAAAACCCATTCAAAAATACGTTCTGAAAGTGGCTCAAAATAGAACAGCAAAGTCATTATGGtcccattgaaaaaaaaaaaaaaccaaaagaaaaaaataaaaaaggtaggAAAATGAAATAGTAGATTAGATGTTCCCAAATGAAACATAGCCATGACAAAGTCTAGGAAGCTTACAAATCTTGTTTTCTTACATTGTAGACAGGAGGCGGGATGGTCCAGTAGGATCATAGTTAATAAGCAAAGCAGCCTTCAGTGGTTTACCTACCAGTTAAAATAAATCTTTCACTTATTTCTTCACAGTACACAGAGTTAAAATTAAATATAGAAAATGTAAACAAAAATGAAAGGAGTCAACTTGAAAAGCTCAAGCTTTCTCACCTGTAGAGCCAACATTATTAGATGCCCACTTGTCCCACGCTTTATGAACGAAAGCCAAATCCATTCAGGAAGTTCAATAACTGCAGATTTTAGGATTCAAACAATTAAAATATGAACATATCAAAAGAAATAGGGAACATTAGCTACTAAGCCATTATAGACCCATTTGCATGCCCCATGAGAATTAAGCAACTCAACTGTTGTATAGGCAGCATTTTTTAACCTCTTCCATATATGCGACTGAAGGTAAAATTTGATGGTCAACTACAAACTGAATGTTGCTATCATCACAACCACCAtcatcaatgttttaaaaggctcaattgaggcAAGCCTCAAATCAAGGCAAGGCATCCCTAGAacaccttgaggctcaatctaaaatactaaacaccaaaAATGCTAACACATTACATGATGAGAATTATGCATTTGAACAGGAAGCATACCTTTTGCCTTTCCAATTGgggcttatgcattttggg includes:
- the LOC131155448 gene encoding uncharacterized protein LOC131155448 isoform X2 — protein: MDLAFVHKAWDKWASNNVGSTGKPLKAALLINYDPTGPSRLLSTIAEQEGIKADPIELSQFVDLIRCNKLQSECFFIGPNQYMVTSNHEFGFCARCMNSSRPAAGGGAIIMQTTAFLLVAFYEGSIGAASLAMAAADQFSWQLGRKNF
- the LOC131155448 gene encoding uncharacterized protein LOC131155448 isoform X3, which translates into the protein MILLDHPASCLQCKKTRFRSMGFEASFDAYSAEQEGIKADPIELSQFVDLIRCNKLQSECFFIGPNQYMVTSNHEFGFCARCMNSSRPAAGGGAIIMQTTAFLLVAFYEGSIGAASLAMAAADQFSWQLGRKNF
- the LOC131155448 gene encoding uncharacterized protein LOC131155448 isoform X1, encoding MDLAFVHKAWDKWASNNVGSTGKPLKAALLINYDPTGPSRLLSTIMGFEASFDAYSAEQEGIKADPIELSQFVDLIRCNKLQSECFFIGPNQYMVTSNHEFGFCARCMNSSRPAAGGGAIIMQTTAFLLVAFYEGSIGAASLAMAAADQFSWQLGRKNF